From the Montipora capricornis isolate CH-2021 chromosome 2, ASM3666992v2, whole genome shotgun sequence genome, one window contains:
- the LOC138038922 gene encoding putative ankyrin repeat protein RF_0381 — protein MERGSDPTLKNNNGWSVLHAAAQGGSLVIVEKLLSLGLNIDSRNSDGSTPLMIAAANGKLNALSFLIERGSDLTLKNQEGRSVLHKAAVGGSNVIIEKLLSLELDINIRDNYGSTPVIVAAANGKLNAVCFLVERGADLTLENNEGWSVLHGAAQGGNHVMIERLLSFGLDIDFRDSHGASPLMIASANGKLSAFRFLLEAGADPTLKNHDEWTVLHKAAKGGNGVIIEKLLSLGLDIDSRNNSGSTPLMIAADNGKFEAFSILIEKGSDPTLKNSNGLSLLHIASQGGNDVIVKKLLSLGYDIASMNNSTFAP, from the coding sequence ATGGAAAGAGGTTCAGATCCGACTTTGAAAAATAACAATGGATGGAGTGTGCTGCACGCTGCTGCACAAGGTGGGAGTTTAGTGATCGTTGAGAAATTATTGTCTCTTGGACTAAATATTGATTCAAGGAACAGTGATGGTTCAACACCATTGATGATTGCTGCTGCAAATGGGAAGTTAAACGCCCTCAGTTTTCTAATAGAAAGAGGGTCAGATCTGACTTTAAAAAACCAAGAAGGAAGGAGTGTCTTACATAAGGCTGCAGTGGGTGGGAGTAACGTAATCATTGAGAAGCTCTTGTCACTTGAACTCGACATAAATATAAGGGACAACTATGGTTCAACACCAGTGATAGTTGCAGCTGCCAATGGAAAGTTAAACGCTGTGTGTTTTCTAGTCGAAAGAGGTGCAGATCTGACTTTAGAAAACAACGAAGGATGGAGTGTGCTGCACGGTGCTGCCCAGGGTGGGAATCACGTGATGATTGAGAGGCTTCTGTCTTttggacttgacattgatttTAGGGACAGCCATGGCGCATCTCCCTTGATGATTGCTTCTGCCAATGGCAAGCTCAGCGCCTTCAGGTTTCTCTTGGAAGCGGGTGCAGATCCGACTTTAAAAAACCATGATGAGTGGACTGTTTTACATAAAGCTGCAAAAGGTGGGAATGGGGTAATCATTGAGAAGCTACTCtctcttggacttgacattgattctAGGAACAATAGTGGTTCGACGCCACTGATGATTGCAGCTGACAATGGCAAGTTCGAAGCATTTAGCATTTTAATAGAGAAAGGATCAGATCCGACTTTGAAAAACAGCAATGGATTGAGTCTGCTGCATATTGCGTCACAAGGTGGAAATGACGTAATCGTTAAGAAACTGTTATCTCTTGGATATGACATTGCCTCAATGAACAATTCTACTTTCGCACCATAA